Proteins encoded in a region of the Coregonus clupeaformis isolate EN_2021a chromosome 9, ASM2061545v1, whole genome shotgun sequence genome:
- the tns1a gene encoding tensin isoform X5: protein MDENYEVDLVYITERIISVSFPSGAEERSYTSNIKEVASMLASKHGEHYLLLNLSERRNDITKLNHKVLEFGWPDHHAPALDKICSMCKAMDTWLNADQHNVVVLHNKGNRGRTGVVVAAYMHYSNISASADQALDRFAMRRFYEDKALPVGQPSQRRYVRYFSGLLSGHIKINNKPLFLHHVIMHGIPNFESKGGCRPFLKIYQAMQPVYTSGIYNVQGDGHTSICITIEPGLLLKGDILLKCYHKRFRSPSRDVVFRVQFHTCAIHDLGVVFGKNELDETFKDERFPEYGKVEFVFSFGPEKIKGTGMGHLENGPQVSVDYNTQDPLIRWDSYENFNRGCEDTGDGLQLGFWSEGSRPVASCLLAHLNVSSPKDVVHTQGPLDGSLYARVHKKESLEGVVTINSLPVLDHPLTNADHTPQHPDHTLPSSDRTLPVVGHASLPAVDHALSVSSDSGNSTASVKTDRTDDHSLLLHGAVNANQNHNTPSHPPLSPQEKRELDQLLIGLEAPMLHRQAYLATSTSPGGGVRHLVPAQVHVNGHTRLIAAPSAEERETDILDDELPISQEGNSVDSLGTLSSLEGQATPAELYYQSEIPVNRQIDGPYLEKLREMPVHRIQTSTSAQERIMDSSSPQEEEYSPNSYQNGSMQRSQSFGTPEPGHPKLPRAPERSTSSREAVQRGLNAWHQYSLPDDPFGPPLQSTHSLPHFPPTASQHDIEQSIEALNMLMLDLDPHTGQVPKSYSAPSGENSVGGPAQVPFSQSLARPSYQADSAIHGYNINYNAFGQPLRSTAGRVSTSPVQSPVAESPLSYAPPRSASYQPHTNTTPIHPPEPYHTRPAQGPGSALYPSDPSPTFGQLQIRPLNSYPGGTVVSHSPDLKGGSPYPGYSTSSSPLPNSSPLLKEPEPEEENLNLEGLVAQRIAEYNARIQGINESITTTPQSDRHRSYSFSGMRSRGMTPEEAQETVRRRTTSEGHYQSGHEDPPAHTGAPVRSPVHSSDFHILNPGGRPREGPMHSYREAYGDDDVDGGAAVSPMFSSGARSPPGLAKTPLSALGLKPHHPADMLHGGSDSESVSDEEQDGRGYGGHPFNDPISSSSPIHSPDGMRMASSIRPQADSGFHSHPSESVRHTPVPSHGPHSPEGSQVSVVGPLHTVPGSPNTLHRTVATNTPPSPALQRHLANQASPGLARHPTPPNGNRVQVPGSPVIPARGSRTSAVPPSPLMGRHPMASGHITPDDRQGTPPMPSFPVSPQPMLPEKRRLPSGERSNGGLSYGTLDGKTTTPTLPSGCSTPSVSTSHTLPDLSKFSIYDQSPDIRLNVKFVQDTSKFWYKPDISREQAISLLRDREPGAFVIRDSHSFRGAYGLAMKVACPPPTANKKVGDITSELVRHFLIETSSKGVRLKGCPNEPYFGCLSALVYQHSMTPLALPCKLMIPSKDPNEEALELDTPTDTVAELVKQGAVAQQQVPEEAHACNVLYINSVDMESLTGPQAVAKAISETLAVNPLPAATTVHFKVSSQGITLTDSQRKVFFRRHYPINTVTYCDIDPQDRKWSNEGVGTAKLFGFVARKQGSTTDNVSHLFAELDPNQPASAIVNFVSKIMKR from the exons gGGAACCGAGGGAGGACAGGAGTGGTGGTGGCTGCTTACATGCATTACAGCAACATATCAGCCAG TGCTGACCAGGCACTGGACAGGTTCGCCATGAGGCGCTTCTACGAAGACAAAGCACTTCCTGTGGGTCAACCGTCCCAGAGAAG gtATGTGCGTTATTTCAGTGGTCTGCTCTCTGGCCACATCAAGATTAACAACAAGCCTCTGTTCCTGCACCACGTCATCATGCACGGCATCCCCAACTTCGAGTCCAAAGGAG GCTGCCGTCCTTTCCTGAAGATTTACCAGGCGATGCAGCCAGTCTACACGTCAGGGATATA TAACGTCCAAGGCGACGGTCACACCAGTATCTGTATCACCATTGAACCTGGCCTGCTCCTGAAGGGAGACATTCTA TTGAAGTGTTACCACAAGCGTTTCCGGAGCCCCAGTAGGGATGTGGTGTTCAGAGTGCAGTTCCACACCTGTGCCATCCATGACCTGGGAGTGGTCTTCGGGAAGAATGAACTGGATGAGACATTTAaag ATGAGAGATTTCCAGAGTATGGGAAAGTGGAATTTGTCTTCTCCTTCGGTCCTGAGAAAATCAAAGGTACAG GAATGGGCCACCTTGAGAATGGCCCACAAGTGTCGGTGGACTACAATACCCAAGACCCCCTCATCCGCTGGGACTCCTACGAGAATTTCAACAGGGGCTGCGAGGATACAGGAGATG GGCTTCAGCTTGGGTTCTGGAGTGAGGGTTCAAGACCGGTCGCTAGCTGCTTGTTGGCCCACCTCAACGTTTCTTCACCAAAGG aCGTTGTTCACACCCAAGGCCCCCTCGACGGCAGCCTGTATGCCCGAGTCCACAAGAAAGAGTCTCTCGAGGGTGtggtcacaatcaacagccttcCCGTCCTCGACCACCCCCTAACCAACGCAGACCACACCCCCCAACACCCTGACCACACCCTCCCAAGCTCTGACCGCACCCTCCCGGTAGTGGGCCACGCCTCCCTGCCCGCGGTCGACCACGCCCTGTCGGTCAGCAGCGACTCTGGGAACTCGACAGCATCTGTCAAAACCGACCGCACCGATGACCACAGTCTGTTGCTTCATGGAGCGGTGAACGCCAACCAGAACCACAACACACCCAGTCATCCCCCTCTCAGTCCCCAGGAGAAGAGAGAGTTGGACCAGCTTCTGATTGGCCTTGAGGCCCCCATGCTCCACCGCCAGGCTTACCTGGCTACCTCCACCAGCCCCGGAGGGGGAGTACGCCATCTCGTCCCAGCCCAGGTGCACGTCAACGGGCATACCCGGCTCATTGCAGCCCCCTCCGCCGAAGAGCGCGAGACGGACATCTTGGACGACGAGCTGCCCATCAGTCAGGAGGGTAACAGCGTGGACAGTCTGGGAACACTCTCGTCATTGGAGGGCCAGGCCACGCCCGCAGAGCTGTACTACCAATCAGAGATACCCGTTAACAGGCAGATCGACGGGCCGTACCTAGAGAAGCTACGGGAGATGCCGGTGCACCGAATACAGACTTCTACGTCGGCGCAGGAGCGGATCATGGACTCCAGTTCGCCCCAGGAGGAGGAGTACTCTCCTAACAGTTACCAGAACGGGAGTATGCAGCGCTCCCAGTCCTTCGGGACCCCAGAGCCGGGACACCCCAAGCTGCCCAGGGCCCCTGAGAGGAGCACCAGTAGCAGGGAGGCGGTCCAGAGGGGGTTGAACGCATGGCACCAGTACAGTCTGCCAGACGACCCCTTCGGTCCTCCCTTACAGAGCACCCACAGTCTGCCCCACTTCCCCCCCACCGCCTCCCAGCACGACATAGAGCAGTCTATCGAAGCCCTCAACATGCTGATGCTGGATCTGGACCCACACACAGGACAGGTGCCCAAGTCCTACAGCGCCCCCTCTGGTGAGAACAGTGTAGGAGGGCCAGCCCAGGTCCCCTTCTCCCAATCTCTGGCCAGGCCGTCCTACCAGGCAGACTCAGCCATCCACGGCTATAACATTAATTACAACGCCTTCGGACAGCCTCTGAGGTCAACGGCGGGCCGGGTGTCGACGTCGCCCGTCCAGAGTCCTGTGGCTGAATCTCCCCTGTCGTACGCCCCCCCGAGGTCCGCCTCATACCAGCCCCACACCAACACCACTCCCATACACCCCCCCGAGCCCTACCACACGCGCCCAGCCCAAGGGCCTGGTTCCGCCCTCTACCCCTCCGACCCCTCCCCCACCTTCGGACAACTCCAGATTAGGCCCCTGAACTCGTACCCAGGTGGGACGGTGGTGTCCCACTCCCCAGACCTCAAGGGAGGGTCTCCCTATCCCGGCTacagcacctcctcctcccccctccccaactCCTCCCCCCTACTTAAGGAGCCAGAACCTGAGGAGGAGAACCTCAACCTGGAGGGCCTGGTGGCTCAACGCATCGCTG AGTACAACGCTCGTATTCAGGGCATCAACGAAAGCATTACCACTACGCCACAATCTGACCGCCATCGCTCCTATTCCTTCTCTG GGATGCGTTCACGTGGGATGACGCCGGAGGAGGCTCAGGAGACCGTCCGCCGTCGGACCACCAGCGAGGGGCACTACCAGAGTGGCCATGAGGACCCTCCAGCCCACACGGGGGCGCCGGTGCGCTCCCCTGTCCACTCGTCAGACTTCCACATCCTCAACCCTGGAGGAAGACCCCGAGAG GGCCCCATGCACAGCTACCGCGAGGCGTATGGGGATGATGATGTTGACGGTGGGGCTGCTGTCAGTCCTATGTTCAGCAGTGGTG cccGTTCTCCTCCAGGCTTGGCCAaaacccctctctctgctctaggACTGAAGCCCCACCATCCAGCAGACATGCTCCATGGTGGATCAG ACTCTGAATCTGTAAGCGATGAGGAGCAAG ACGGCCGTGGTTATGGTGGACACCCCTTTAATGATCCTATATCTTCCAGTAGTCCCATCCACAGCCCAGACGg catgAGGATGGCTTCCTCCATTCGTCCCCAGGCTGACTCCGGCTTCCACTCCCACCCCTCCGAGAGTGTCCGGCACACTCCCGTCCCGTCCCACGGCCCCCACTCCCCTGAGGGCTCCCAGGTCAGCGTCGTGGGTCCCCTCCACACCGTCCCGGGAAGCCCCAACACCCTCCACCGCACGGTGGCCACCAACACCCCGCCAAGCCCTGCCCTCCAGCGCCACCTGGCCAACCAGGCCAGCCCGGGTCTGGCTCGTCACCCCACACCGCCCAATGGGAACAGGGTGCAAGTCCCCGGCAGCCCTGTGATCCCCGCAAGAGGCTCCAGAACCTCCGCCGTCCCTCCTAGCCCTTTGATGGGGCGCCACCCGATGGCCAGTGGCCACATTACGCCCGATGACAGACAGGGGACACCACCCATGCCCTCCTTCCCAGTGTCGCCCCAGCCGATGCTTCCAGAGAAGAGGCGGCTGCCCAGTGGAGAGAGGTCCAATGGGGGGCTGTCGTATGGGACTCTGGATGGGaagaccaccacacccaccttacCCAGTGGATGCAGCACGCCCAGTGTGTCCACCTCTCACACCCTACCGGACCTCTCCAAATTCTCCATCTACG ACCAGAGTCCAGACATCAGGCTGAACGTGAAGTTTGTCCAGGACACGTCTAAGTTCTGGTACAAGCCAGACATCTCCAGAGAGCAGGCCATCAGTCTGCTGAGAGACAGGGAGCCTGGGGCCTTCGTTATCAGGGACAGTCACTCCTTCAGAGGGGCCTACGGCCTGGCCATGAAGGTGGCCTGCCCACCTCCCACCGCCAACAAGAAAG TTGGTGACATCACGAGCGAGCTAGTGAGGCACTTCCTGATTGAGACGAGCTCCAAAGGCGTGCGTCTGAAGGGCTGTCCCAACGAACCCTACTTTG gaTGCCTGTCTGCCCTGGTGTACCAACACTCAATGACTCCTCTGGCCCTGCCCTGCAAGCTGATGATCCCCAGCAAAGATCCCAATGAAGAGGCCCTGGAGCTGGACACTCCCACTGACACAGTGGCCGAGCTGGTGAAACAAGGAGCAG TAGCACAGCAACAAGTCCCAGAGGAGGCCCATG CATGCAACGTTCTTTACATCAACTCTGTGGACATGGAGTCTCTGACTGGTCCTCAGGCCGTCGCCAAGGCGATCAGCGAAACGTTGGCCGTCAACCCGTTGCCCGCAGCAACAACCGTCCACTTCAAAGTGTCGTCGCAGGGCATCACCCTCACTGATAGCCAGAGGAA GGTCTTCTTCCGAAGGCACTACCCAATCAACACTGTCACCTACTGTGACATCGACCCCCAGGACAGGAA GTGGAGCAACGAAGGAGTTGGAACGGCAAA ACTGTTTGGTTTCGTGGCACGTAAACAAGGAAGCACAACGGACAACGTCAGCCACCTGTTTGCCGAGTTGGACCCCAACCAGCCTGCTTCAGCCATCGTCAACTTCGTCTCCAAAATCATGAAGCGATGA